In the genome of Polaribacter sp. MED152, one region contains:
- a CDS encoding beta-ketoacyl-ACP synthase III, with product MTKITAAITAVGKYVPDYILTNKELETYVDTNDEWITSRTGIKERRILKGEGLGTSYMAIKAAEDLLQKSNTKAEDIDLLIVATATPDLPVAATAAYVATKIGAKNAFSYDLQAACSSFLFGMSTASSYVESGRYKKVLLIGADKMSSIIDYKDRATCIIFGDGAGAALFEPNEEGYGLQDEFLRSDGIGRDFLRIEAGGSILPPSEETVKNKQHFVHQEGKTVFKYAVSNMADVSEKMLTRNNLKEEDIQWLVPHQANKRIIEATANRVGVGSNKVMMNIHKYGNTTSATLPLLLADYENQLKKGDNLIFAAFGGGFTWGAIYLKWAYNS from the coding sequence ATGACAAAAATAACTGCAGCAATTACAGCAGTAGGAAAATATGTTCCTGATTACATTCTAACCAATAAAGAGTTAGAAACTTATGTAGATACGAATGACGAATGGATTACGTCTAGAACAGGAATTAAAGAAAGAAGAATTCTTAAAGGTGAAGGTTTAGGTACATCATATATGGCCATAAAAGCGGCTGAAGATTTACTTCAAAAATCAAATACCAAAGCAGAAGATATAGATTTATTAATTGTAGCAACAGCAACACCAGATTTACCAGTTGCAGCTACAGCAGCATACGTTGCTACTAAAATAGGTGCAAAAAATGCATTTTCTTACGATTTGCAAGCAGCCTGTTCTAGCTTCTTATTTGGTATGTCTACAGCTTCAAGTTACGTTGAATCAGGTAGATACAAAAAAGTACTTTTAATTGGGGCAGATAAAATGTCTTCTATTATAGATTATAAAGACAGAGCTACATGCATCATATTTGGAGATGGAGCAGGTGCAGCTTTATTTGAGCCAAATGAAGAGGGTTATGGTTTACAAGATGAGTTTTTGAGAAGTGATGGAATTGGAAGAGATTTCTTAAGAATTGAAGCTGGAGGTTCAATTTTACCTCCTTCTGAAGAAACTGTAAAAAACAAACAACACTTTGTACATCAAGAAGGTAAAACTGTGTTTAAATATGCAGTTTCTAATATGGCAGATGTATCAGAAAAAATGCTTACCAGAAATAATCTTAAAGAAGAAGATATTCAATGGTTAGTACCACATCAAGCTAATAAAAGAATCATAGAGGCTACAGCCAATAGAGTAGGTGTAGGTTCAAATAAGGTTATGATGAATATCCATAAATATGGAAACACCACATCAGCAACCTTACCTTTATTATTAGCAGATTACGAAAATCAATTAAAAAAAGGAGATAACTTAATTTTTGCCGCTTTTGGTGGTGGTTTCACATGGGGAGCCATTTACTTAAAATGGGCGTATAATTCTTAA
- the accB gene encoding acetyl-CoA carboxylase biotin carboxyl carrier protein yields the protein MDIKEIQNLIKFVAKSGASEVKLEMEDVKITIKTGTGKTETTIVQAAPMAAMPQAAAPAPAAAPVAEPAAPAKAASNDEDKYIVVKSPIIGTFYRKPAPDKPNFVEVGSDINSGDTVCVIEAMKLFNEIESEVSGKIVKVLVDDSSPVEFDQPLFLVDPS from the coding sequence ATGGACATTAAAGAGATTCAAAATCTTATAAAATTTGTAGCAAAATCTGGCGCAAGCGAGGTAAAGTTAGAAATGGAAGATGTAAAAATTACAATTAAAACTGGTACAGGTAAAACAGAAACTACTATTGTGCAAGCAGCACCAATGGCTGCAATGCCTCAAGCAGCAGCACCTGCTCCTGCAGCAGCACCAGTAGCTGAGCCAGCAGCACCAGCAAAAGCAGCTAGCAATGATGAAGATAAATACATCGTTGTAAAATCTCCAATTATTGGAACATTTTATAGAAAGCCAGCTCCAGACAAACCAAATTTTGTAGAGGTTGGTTCAGACATTAATTCAGGAGATACAGTTTGTGTTATTGAAGCAATGAAGTTATTTAATGAAATTGAATCTGAAGTATCAGGAAAAATCGTTAAAGTTTTAGTAGATGATTCATCACCTGTAGAATTCGATCAGCCATTATTTTTAGTTGATCCTTCTTAA
- the accC gene encoding acetyl-CoA carboxylase biotin carboxylase subunit translates to MFKKILIANRGEIALRVIRTCKEMGIKTVAVYSKADSESLHVRFADEAVCIGPAPSSESYLKMSNIIAAAEITNADAIHPGYGFLSENAKFSNLCEEHNIKFIGATGKMIDQMGDKANAKSTMIAAGVPCVPGSEGVIKDFEDCEKLAVETGYPVMLKASAGGGGKGMRAVWKPEDLKDAWDSARQESKAAFGNDDMYMEKLIEEPRHIEIQIVGDSFGKACHLSERDCSVQRRHQKLTEETPSPFMTDELRDKMGEAAVKAAEYIGYEGAGTVEFLVDKHRNFYFMEMNTRIQVEHPITEEVVNYDLIREQILVAAGVPISGKNYYPQLHSIECRINAEDPHNNFRPAPGKITVLHTPGGHGVRMDTHVYAGYMIPPNYDSMIAKLIVTAQTREEAINKMKRALDEFVIEGVKTTIPFHRQLMDHPDYVSGNYTTKFMEDFEMKA, encoded by the coding sequence ATGTTTAAAAAAATATTAATTGCAAACAGAGGAGAAATAGCCTTACGTGTTATTAGAACCTGTAAAGAAATGGGTATTAAAACTGTTGCAGTATACTCTAAGGCAGATTCTGAAAGTTTGCATGTTAGATTTGCAGATGAAGCAGTTTGTATTGGACCAGCTCCAAGTAGCGAATCTTATTTAAAAATGTCTAATATCATAGCAGCTGCAGAAATTACAAATGCAGATGCCATACATCCAGGTTATGGATTCTTATCTGAAAACGCTAAATTCTCTAATTTATGTGAAGAGCATAATATTAAGTTTATTGGAGCTACAGGTAAAATGATAGATCAAATGGGAGATAAGGCAAATGCCAAATCTACCATGATTGCTGCTGGTGTACCTTGTGTACCAGGATCTGAAGGAGTAATAAAAGACTTTGAAGATTGTGAAAAATTAGCAGTTGAAACAGGTTACCCAGTTATGCTTAAAGCTTCTGCAGGTGGTGGAGGTAAAGGTATGCGTGCTGTATGGAAACCAGAAGACTTAAAAGACGCTTGGGATTCTGCAAGACAAGAAAGTAAAGCAGCCTTTGGTAACGATGATATGTATATGGAAAAGCTTATTGAAGAGCCAAGACATATAGAAATACAAATTGTTGGAGATTCTTTTGGTAAGGCTTGTCATTTATCAGAAAGAGATTGTTCTGTACAAAGACGTCATCAAAAATTAACAGAAGAAACACCTTCTCCATTCATGACAGATGAATTAAGAGATAAAATGGGTGAAGCTGCTGTAAAAGCTGCAGAATACATTGGTTATGAAGGTGCAGGAACTGTAGAATTCTTGGTAGATAAACACAGAAATTTCTACTTTATGGAAATGAATACCAGAATTCAAGTAGAGCACCCAATTACAGAAGAAGTAGTGAATTACGATTTAATTCGCGAGCAAATTTTAGTAGCTGCAGGTGTGCCAATTTCTGGTAAAAATTATTATCCACAATTACATTCTATTGAATGTAGAATAAATGCAGAAGATCCTCATAACAACTTTAGACCTGCTCCAGGTAAAATTACGGTTTTACATACTCCTGGAGGTCATGGAGTAAGAATGGATACTCATGTATATGCTGGTTATATGATACCACCAAATTACGATTCTATGATTGCCAAATTAATTGTAACTGCTCAAACCAGAGAAGAAGCAATTAATAAAATGAAAAGGGCTTTAGATGAGTTCGTAATTGAGGGTGTAAAAACTACAATACCTTTCCATAGACAATTAATGGATCATCCAGATTATGTTTCTGGTAACTATACCACTAAATTTATGGAAGATTTTGAAATGAAAGCTTAA
- a CDS encoding Lrp/AsnC ligand binding domain-containing protein, producing MKIDGIDKIIIKRLVKDARTPILSIAREVGISGAAIHQRLKKLEKSKLIDGYKMVINPRSLGYTTTAFVGIFLDSSSLYSSAIKRLKDIPEIVESHYTTGNYAVFIKILCKNNEDLMHLLNKDIQNIKGVSRTETFISLDQQISRQISI from the coding sequence ATGAAGATTGATGGGATTGACAAAATAATCATCAAAAGATTAGTGAAAGATGCAAGAACACCTATTTTAAGCATTGCAAGAGAAGTAGGTATTTCTGGTGCGGCCATTCATCAACGACTAAAAAAGTTAGAAAAATCTAAGCTTATAGATGGTTATAAAATGGTTATAAACCCTAGGTCCTTAGGTTATACAACAACGGCTTTTGTAGGTATATTTCTCGATTCATCTAGTCTTTATTCATCAGCAATAAAAAGGTTAAAAGATATACCAGAAATTGTAGAAAGCCATTACACAACTGGTAATTATGCAGTATTTATTAAAATTTTGTGTAAGAATAATGAAGATCTTATGCATCTATTAAATAAAGACATACAAAATATAAAAGGTGTCTCTAGAACAGAAACCTTTATTTCATTAGATCAGCAAATTAGTAGGCAAATAAGTATCTAA
- a CDS encoding response regulator: protein MKSLSILFIDDDEIERLKFKKVCNEFNANNTILEAENGKKALTLVNEKNATFDLIISDLNMPVMDGFQFLAELKKNSSLKRIPIVIISSLDDKETIEQCYDLGISSYFNKSEEFSKHKSNLQSILDYWQKVVL, encoded by the coding sequence ATGAAATCTTTATCGATACTTTTTATAGATGATGACGAAATTGAAAGATTGAAGTTTAAAAAGGTATGTAATGAGTTTAATGCCAACAATACCATTTTAGAAGCAGAAAATGGTAAGAAAGCATTAACATTGGTAAATGAGAAAAACGCAACTTTTGATTTAATCATTTCTGATTTAAACATGCCTGTAATGGATGGTTTCCAGTTTTTAGCTGAACTTAAAAAGAATTCTAGTCTTAAAAGAATACCAATCGTTATCATTTCTTCTTTAGATGATAAAGAAACCATAGAACAATGTTACGATTTAGGTATCTCTAGTTACTTCAATAAATCAGAAGAATTTTCTAAGCACAAAAGCAATTTACAATCAATTTTAGATTACTGGCAAAAAGTAGTTTTATAA
- a CDS encoding LytTR family DNA-binding domain-containing protein, producing MNCIIIDDDETARLIIKQHCINSEKINVLDEFSSAIEAIKYLNTAKVDLVYLDIHMPSFSGFDFIQTLKNPPKIVLTTSDKNLAIEAFEFKSVVDYLLKPITKERFTKSLEKIESLSVTEDPQSEIKTNAESLFVSVDRRLVKINIADIYLIEAKGDYINIKTDGKNYIVHSTLKKIEDKLPAENFFKVHRSFIINTTEIVDIEDNTVLVRKDVVPVSRSNKSELMNKLNLL from the coding sequence ATGAACTGTATAATAATTGATGATGATGAAACTGCAAGATTAATTATAAAGCAACATTGTATAAACTCAGAAAAGATTAATGTTTTAGATGAATTTTCATCAGCAATAGAAGCTATTAAATATTTAAATACAGCAAAAGTAGATTTGGTGTATTTAGATATTCATATGCCTTCGTTTTCTGGGTTCGATTTTATACAAACACTTAAAAACCCGCCAAAAATAGTACTAACTACTAGCGATAAAAATTTAGCAATTGAAGCTTTTGAATTTAAAAGCGTAGTAGATTACTTACTAAAACCAATTACCAAAGAGAGGTTTACTAAATCTTTAGAAAAAATAGAATCATTATCGGTAACTGAAGATCCTCAAAGTGAAATTAAAACAAACGCTGAGTCACTATTTGTAAGTGTTGATAGACGTTTGGTAAAAATAAATATTGCAGATATTTATTTAATTGAAGCCAAAGGAGATTATATTAATATTAAAACCGATGGTAAAAACTATATTGTTCATTCAACTTTAAAGAAAATAGAAGATAAATTACCTGCAGAAAACTTTTTTAAAGTACATAGATCATTCATTATCAATACTACAGAAATTGTTGATATTGAGGATAATACAGTGTTAGTTCGTAAGGATGTTGTACCTGTAAGTAGGTCTAACAAAAGCGAATTAATGAACAAACTTAATCTATTATAA
- a CDS encoding DMT family transporter has translation MIFSVVAFALMSSFVKYLSDFNVYQIVFFRSIGTLFFTLPLIIKNRISFFGNKKKWLFLRGLLGVVSLTCFFQSLNYLPVGTAVSLRYVAPIFAAIFAYIFLKEKIKPIQWFLFFIAFVGVLIIKGFGTDVNYIGLFFVLLSAIFLGLIFVVIRKIGTSENPLIIINYFMVMAFVFGGLMSIPYWRNPTTIELLLFLSTGVLGYMGQLYMTKAFQAQETNLIAPIKYLEVVITIIIGAFWFGEVYNLWTILGILLIVSGLIYNIYVKQNDTK, from the coding sequence ATGATATTTAGCGTAGTTGCTTTTGCGCTAATGAGTTCTTTTGTAAAGTATTTAAGTGATTTTAATGTATATCAAATTGTGTTTTTTAGATCAATTGGGACCTTATTTTTTACGCTACCATTAATTATAAAAAACCGAATTTCATTTTTTGGTAATAAGAAAAAGTGGTTGTTTTTAAGAGGTCTACTAGGAGTAGTTTCTTTAACTTGTTTTTTTCAATCGTTAAATTATTTACCTGTAGGCACTGCAGTATCATTAAGGTATGTAGCACCAATTTTTGCTGCTATTTTTGCATACATTTTCTTAAAAGAGAAAATTAAACCCATTCAGTGGTTTTTATTTTTCATTGCTTTTGTAGGTGTTCTAATCATTAAAGGATTTGGTACAGATGTAAATTATATTGGGTTATTCTTTGTACTCTTATCAGCTATTTTCTTAGGTTTAATTTTTGTTGTAATTCGTAAAATAGGTACTAGTGAAAATCCATTAATTATCATTAATTATTTCATGGTTATGGCTTTTGTTTTTGGAGGGCTAATGAGTATTCCTTATTGGAGAAATCCTACTACCATTGAGTTGTTATTGTTTCTAAGCACAGGAGTTCTAGGTTATATGGGTCAGTTATATATGACCAAAGCTTTTCAAGCTCAAGAAACTAATTTAATTGCACCCATTAAATATTTAGAAGTAGTAATTACAATTATTATAGGAGCATTTTGGTTTGGTGAAGTTTATAATTTATGGACTATATTAGGTATACTATTAATTGTTTCAGGCCTTATCTATAATATTTATGTTAAGCAAAATGATACCAAATAA
- a CDS encoding ribose-phosphate pyrophosphokinase: MINNQLAPKLFACRQSTVLAEKIAKEYNTELGNVHTTYFSDGEFQPAFEESVRGRRVFIIGSTFPNADNLMEMLLMCDAAKRASARHITAVMPYFGWARQDRKDKPRVAIGAKLVAKLLESAGATRIMTMDLHADQIQGFFEKPVDHLFASTIFMPYIESLKLDNLTIASPDMGGSKRAYAYSKHLLSDVVICYKQRKKANVIGHMELIGDVKGKNVILVDDMIDTGGTLAHAANLMKERGALSVRAICTHPILSGGAYEKIENSALTELIVSDTIPLKKETSKIKVVSCAPLFADVMHKVQDNTSISGQFLM, encoded by the coding sequence ATGATTAATAATCAACTTGCTCCAAAACTTTTTGCTTGCAGGCAAAGTACTGTTTTAGCTGAAAAAATTGCCAAAGAATACAACACTGAGTTAGGTAACGTACACACAACTTATTTTAGTGATGGTGAATTTCAACCAGCTTTTGAAGAATCTGTTCGTGGTAGAAGAGTTTTTATTATTGGCTCTACATTTCCAAATGCAGATAACTTAATGGAAATGTTATTAATGTGTGATGCTGCAAAAAGAGCGTCTGCAAGACACATTACAGCTGTAATGCCATATTTTGGTTGGGCAAGACAAGATAGAAAAGATAAACCTAGAGTTGCAATTGGTGCAAAATTAGTAGCTAAATTATTAGAATCTGCAGGTGCTACCAGAATTATGACAATGGATCTACATGCGGATCAAATTCAAGGATTTTTCGAAAAACCAGTAGATCACCTATTTGCTTCTACTATTTTTATGCCTTACATAGAAAGCTTAAAGTTAGATAATCTAACAATAGCTTCACCAGATATGGGAGGTTCTAAAAGAGCATATGCATATTCTAAGCACTTATTATCAGATGTAGTTATTTGTTACAAACAAAGAAAAAAAGCCAATGTTATTGGGCATATGGAATTAATTGGTGATGTTAAAGGTAAGAATGTAATTCTTGTAGATGATATGATAGATACAGGAGGAACACTTGCACATGCTGCTAATTTAATGAAAGAAAGAGGTGCATTAAGTGTAAGAGCTATTTGTACACACCCAATCCTTTCTGGAGGGGCATATGAAAAAATAGAAAACTCAGCCTTAACAGAATTAATAGTTTCAGATACAATTCCTTTAAAAAAGGAGACTTCCAAAATAAAAGTTGTATCTTGCGCGCCCTTATTCGCTGATGTTATGCATAAAGTACAGGATAACACCTCAATAAGTGGACAATTTTTAATGTAA
- a CDS encoding 50S ribosomal protein L25/general stress protein Ctc has product MKSITIKGSKRESVGKAATKALRNAGMVPCVIYGGETPIHFSAEEKAFKNLVYTPNVYTASLEVDGEKIPAILQDIQFHPVSDKILHVDFYQLFDDKEVTMNIPVQLTGTSPGVLNGGSLRFTNRKLKVKAIPANLPDFITADISKLKIGHKLVITSLFNDDYTFMHPDNTVVVQVRTSRNAAAGSDDEDLEDAAEVEATAEGETT; this is encoded by the coding sequence ATGAAATCAATTACAATTAAAGGATCAAAAAGAGAAAGCGTGGGCAAGGCAGCAACCAAAGCCTTACGTAATGCTGGTATGGTTCCTTGCGTTATATACGGAGGAGAAACACCAATACACTTTTCAGCAGAAGAAAAAGCGTTTAAAAACTTGGTATATACTCCAAATGTATATACTGCAAGTCTTGAAGTTGATGGAGAAAAAATTCCTGCTATTTTACAAGACATTCAGTTTCATCCTGTTTCTGATAAAATCTTACATGTAGATTTTTATCAATTATTCGATGATAAAGAAGTTACAATGAACATTCCAGTTCAATTAACAGGTACTTCTCCAGGGGTATTAAATGGTGGTTCATTACGTTTTACAAACCGTAAATTAAAAGTAAAAGCAATACCTGCTAATTTACCAGATTTTATTACTGCAGATATTTCTAAATTAAAAATCGGTCATAAATTAGTGATTACTTCATTATTTAATGATGATTATACTTTTATGCACCCAGATAACACTGTTGTTGTTCAAGTTAGAACTTCACGTAATGCAGCAGCTGGTTCTGATGATGAAGATTTAGAAGATGCAGCAGAAGTTGAAGCAACTGCAGAAGGAGAAACTACATAG
- the pth gene encoding aminoacyl-tRNA hydrolase, with protein MKKKLIVGLGNIGDKYTNTRHNIGFKILDEVAEEHNVSFETEKLGDIASYRFKGRTFILLKPSTFMNLSGKAVKYWMDKEKISIENILVVTDDLNIDFGTIRLKAKGSDGGHNGLKDIQEKLCTNKYPRFRFGVGANYSKGRQVDYVLGEWNKEETSLLIERLPLSAKVITSFGTDGLANTMNNYNNK; from the coding sequence ATGAAGAAAAAATTAATTGTTGGTTTAGGCAATATTGGCGATAAATACACTAACACGCGTCATAACATTGGGTTTAAGATTTTAGATGAAGTTGCTGAAGAACACAATGTAAGCTTTGAAACAGAAAAGTTAGGTGATATTGCTAGTTATAGATTTAAGGGCAGAACTTTTATCCTTTTAAAACCTAGTACTTTTATGAATCTAAGTGGTAAAGCTGTAAAGTATTGGATGGATAAAGAAAAAATTTCTATTGAAAATATACTTGTTGTAACTGATGATTTAAATATCGATTTTGGAACTATAAGACTTAAAGCTAAGGGAAGTGATGGTGGTCATAATGGATTAAAAGACATTCAAGAGAAATTATGTACGAACAAGTATCCAAGATTCAGATTTGGTGTTGGCGCTAACTATTCTAAAGGTCGCCAAGTAGATTATGTTTTAGGAGAATGGAATAAAGAAGAAACGAGCTTACTAATAGAAAGACTACCTCTATCAGCTAAGGTAATTACATCTTTTGGTACAGATGGTTTAGCAAATACTATGAATAATTATAATAATAAATAG
- a CDS encoding 6-carboxytetrahydropterin synthase, whose translation MSTIRITKQFKFETGHALYGYDGKCKNVHGHSYKLSVTVSGQPITDNSHVKFGMVIDFGDLKKIVNEEIVDVFDHATVFNKNTPHVELAKELMDRDHHVILVDYQPTSEMMVIDFADKIKKRLPDNIKLHSIKLQETDSSFAEWFASEN comes from the coding sequence ATGAGTACTATTAGAATTACCAAACAATTTAAATTCGAAACTGGCCATGCATTATATGGTTATGATGGTAAATGTAAAAATGTTCATGGACATTCTTACAAACTTTCTGTTACTGTTTCTGGGCAACCTATTACAGACAATTCTCATGTAAAGTTTGGTATGGTTATCGATTTTGGTGATTTAAAAAAGATTGTAAACGAGGAGATTGTAGATGTCTTCGATCATGCTACTGTGTTTAATAAAAATACGCCTCACGTAGAATTGGCTAAAGAATTGATGGATAGAGATCATCATGTTATCTTAGTTGATTATCAACCCACCAGTGAAATGATGGTTATTGATTTTGCTGATAAAATAAAAAAACGATTGCCAGATAATATTAAACTACATTCTATAAAATTACAAGAAACAGATTCTAGCTTTGCAGAATGGTTTGCTAGTGAAAACTAG
- a CDS encoding GH3 auxin-responsive promoter family protein: MSIKSFFAIPFAKFASKQVWKWANKPFKTQEKVFKNLIAKGQQTAFGKDHDFKNISTYTDFKKRVKVIDYEGLRPYVDRIVKGESDVLWTGKPLYFAKTSGTTSGAKYIPITKDSMPTHIKAARNALLFYIAEKNDASFVNGKMIFLQGSPVLQDKNGIKLGRLSGIVAHYVPQYLLKNRLPSWETNCIEDWDTKVNAIVEETVNEDMSVISGIPSWVQMYFEKLIEKTGKSISEIFPNFNFFIYGGVNFEPYKNKFESIIGKKIDYIELYPASEGFIAYQDSQTAKGMLLQLDSGIFYEFIPATEFFDENPTRISLKEVQLGVNYVIILNTTAGLWGYNIGDTVEFTSTKPYRIKVTGRIKHFISAFGEHVIGKEVEKALNDAILGTEINISEFTVAPQVNPTEGLPYHEWFIEFENEPSNLEEFASKIDASMQAQNIYYLDLIEGKILRPLVIRKVKKGGFHEYMKSIGKFGGQNKIPQLSDNRKIADVLENFLHQ; this comes from the coding sequence ATGAGTATAAAATCATTTTTCGCAATTCCGTTTGCAAAATTTGCCAGTAAGCAAGTTTGGAAATGGGCAAACAAACCCTTTAAAACTCAAGAAAAAGTTTTTAAAAACTTAATTGCTAAAGGACAGCAAACTGCTTTTGGTAAAGATCATGATTTTAAAAACATATCTACCTATACAGATTTTAAAAAGCGCGTAAAAGTAATAGATTACGAAGGTTTAAGGCCTTACGTAGATAGAATTGTTAAAGGTGAATCTGATGTGCTTTGGACAGGTAAACCTCTTTATTTTGCAAAAACTTCAGGTACAACTTCTGGTGCAAAATACATACCAATTACCAAAGATTCTATGCCAACTCATATTAAAGCAGCAAGAAATGCATTGTTGTTTTATATCGCAGAAAAAAACGATGCCAGTTTTGTAAATGGTAAAATGATTTTTTTACAAGGTAGCCCTGTTCTACAAGATAAAAACGGAATTAAACTAGGAAGGTTAAGTGGTATTGTAGCTCACTATGTACCTCAATATTTGTTAAAAAACAGACTACCAAGTTGGGAAACTAATTGTATCGAAGATTGGGATACAAAAGTAAATGCCATTGTAGAAGAAACCGTTAATGAAGACATGTCTGTTATTAGTGGTATCCCTTCTTGGGTGCAAATGTACTTTGAAAAACTAATTGAAAAAACGGGTAAATCTATCTCTGAGATCTTCCCAAATTTTAACTTCTTTATTTATGGAGGTGTCAATTTTGAACCCTATAAAAATAAATTTGAGAGTATTATTGGTAAAAAAATAGATTATATAGAGCTATATCCTGCTTCAGAAGGTTTTATTGCTTATCAAGATTCACAGACAGCAAAAGGGATGTTATTGCAATTAGATTCTGGTATTTTTTATGAATTTATACCTGCAACAGAATTTTTTGATGAAAATCCTACTAGAATTTCTTTAAAAGAGGTACAATTAGGAGTTAATTATGTAATCATTTTAAACACAACAGCTGGTTTATGGGGTTATAATATTGGAGATACTGTAGAATTTACATCTACAAAACCTTATAGAATTAAAGTTACAGGTAGAATTAAACACTTTATTTCTGCTTTTGGAGAACATGTTATTGGCAAAGAAGTAGAAAAAGCACTAAATGATGCCATTCTTGGGACAGAAATAAATATTAGTGAGTTTACTGTTGCGCCTCAAGTAAATCCAACAGAGGGTTTACCTTATCATGAATGGTTTATAGAATTTGAAAACGAACCAAGTAATTTAGAAGAATTTGCCTCTAAAATAGATGCCTCTATGCAAGCTCAGAACATATATTATCTAGATTTGATTGAAGGTAAAATTTTAAGACCACTTGTTATTAGAAAGGTTAAAAAAGGTGGCTTTCATGAGTACATGAAATCAATAGGTAAATTTGGAGGTCAAAATAAGATTCCGCAATTGTCAGACAACCGTAAAATTGCAGATGTTCTTGAGAATTTTTTACATCAATAA
- a CDS encoding M23 family metallopeptidase, protein MSKKPKSKGKLKQKLTDKYRLVVLNEDTFEERFSLKLSRLNVFVLGGVLSFLLILITTFFITFTPIKEFIPGYSSTDLKIKATKLAFQTDSLKRKLDVLNNYTKALQPILTGQIKADVLDTTKIESSKVVIKDSLLNASREDSLFREKIESRDRFPIQNSTSSNVKIVFFAPVTGSISQPFDAKTKHLAVDITASKNAPVKATADGTVIFSGWTTETGYVIILKHAYNYISVYKHNGNLLKQQGDFVKSGEVIASVGSTGELTTGPHLHFELWSDGYAVNPTNLIDFK, encoded by the coding sequence GTGAGTAAAAAACCAAAAAGTAAAGGCAAATTAAAGCAAAAACTAACTGATAAATACAGATTGGTGGTTTTAAATGAAGATACGTTTGAAGAACGTTTTTCTTTAAAACTATCTCGTTTAAATGTATTTGTTTTGGGTGGAGTTTTATCGTTCTTACTAATTTTAATAACCACTTTTTTTATCACTTTTACGCCAATCAAAGAATTTATTCCTGGTTATTCATCAACCGATTTAAAAATTAAAGCTACCAAGTTGGCTTTTCAAACAGATTCTCTAAAACGTAAATTAGATGTTTTAAATAATTATACTAAAGCCTTACAACCTATATTAACAGGGCAAATTAAGGCAGATGTTTTAGATACCACTAAAATAGAATCTAGTAAAGTTGTAATTAAAGACAGTTTGTTAAACGCAAGTAGAGAAGATTCTTTGTTTAGAGAAAAAATAGAAAGTAGAGATCGTTTTCCAATACAAAATAGCACTTCTTCTAACGTAAAAATTGTATTCTTTGCTCCAGTAACAGGTAGTATTTCTCAACCTTTTGATGCTAAAACAAAACATTTGGCTGTAGATATTACTGCTAGTAAAAATGCCCCAGTAAAAGCAACTGCAGATGGTACTGTAATTTTCTCTGGTTGGACAACAGAAACTGGCTATGTAATTATTCTAAAACATGCTTACAATTATATTTCTGTATATAAACACAATGGTAATTTACTTAAACAACAAGGTGATTTTGTAAAGTCTGGAGAGGTTATAGCAAGTGTAGGTTCTACAGGAGAGCTAACCACTGGACCACATTTACATTTTGAACTTTGGAGTGATGGTTATGCAGTGAATCCAACAAATTTGATCGACTTTAAATAA